One Festucalex cinctus isolate MCC-2025b chromosome 1, RoL_Fcin_1.0, whole genome shotgun sequence genomic region harbors:
- the dhrs1 gene encoding dehydrogenase/reductase SDR family member 1 has translation MSLSGWICLVTGASRGIGKGIALQLSEAGATVYITGRQEKTLKETATQVSERGGKCVPVICDSTNDGDIEKLFERIKLEQSGRLDLLVNNAYAGVQAIFENQGKKFWETDPSFWDTINNTGLRSHYISSVYASRMMVARGQGLIVTISSFGGLRYLFNVPYGVGKAACDRMAVDMALELRSRGVASVSLWPGPVKTELITQFVLSDDAPQQADSKSKNLFANGESTEFSGLCIVNLAKDKNLMSLSGRILMTCDLARRYGIQDFDGRCVEDVTSLKFLVTQVPYLSWLSSFVPSFIRMPRFLLPLTSNHF, from the exons ATGTCCCTGTCCGGCTGGATATGTTTGGTCACAGGTGCCTCTAGAGGCATTGGGAAAGGAATAGCGCTGCAGCTTTCTGAGGCAGGCGCCACCGTCTACATCACCGGACGTCAGGAAAAGACTCTTAAGGAAACGGCAACACAG GTAAGCGAAAGGGGAGGAAAGTGTGTGCCGGTCATCTGCGATTCTACCAACGATGGCGACATCGAGAAACTGTTTGAACGCATAAAACTGGAGCAAAGTGGCAGACTGGACCTCCTGGTGAACAATGCGTATGCTGGAGTACAG GCTATCTTCGAGAACCAGGGCAAAAAGTTCTGGGAGACCGATCCGTCTTTTtgggacaccatcaacaacacaGGCCTGAG AAGCCACTATATCTCCTCAGTGTATGCGTCCCGTATGATGGTGGCACGAGGTCAGGGTTTGATTGTCACCATTTCATCCTTTGGAGGGCTGCGATACCTCTTCAATGTGCCATATGGTGTTGGGAAAGCAGCA TGTGACCGCATGGCAGTAGACATGGCTTTGGAGCTTCGGAGCAGGGGAGTGGCTTCTGTCAGCCTGTGGCCCGGACCAGTGAAGACGGAACTAATAACTCAGTTTGTGCTTTCAGATGATGCACCACAGCAAGCAGATTCCAAG TCTAAGAATCTGTTTGCCAATGGAGAAAGCACTGAATTTAGTGGCCTGTGTATTGTCAACCTCGCTAAAG ATAAAAACCTGATGTCATTGAGCGGCAGAATTCTCATGACCTGCGACTTGGCGAGGCGTTATGGGATCCAAGATTTCGATG GGCGATGCGTAGAAGACGTTACCTCCCTTAAGTTCCTGGTGACCCAAGTCCCGTATCTCTCCTGGCTCTCATCTTTTGTCCCGTCTTTTATAAGAATGCCACGCTTTCTGCTTCCCTTGACAAGCAACCATTTCTAA
- the c1h14orf119 gene encoding uncharacterized protein C14orf119 homolog — MSWFNHVSQNSDHQQQFSTDSRRMSATDGLCGPYRAMLRGAPPTTTAPSTTMATQETPGLSSTRPEGFPSPPQNVACPPTLENLTCGSPSGGHVGDPVPISYASLQEQRCVLSWFQGWTLSQRERFLQDLVGKAVPGKVCTLLDSLSTLQVKDRLPNIFECQLRLWTQWFESWGEEERNHFLHILEERDPIFVAHFYNCVAGTAGKD; from the exons ATGTCATGGTTCAATCACGTCAGTCAAAACTCGGACCACCAGCAGCAATTTTCCACCGACAGCCGCAGAATGTCGGCCACAGACGGCTTGTGTGGTCCTTATCGCGCCATGCTCAGGGGGGCGCCGCCGACAACGACTGCGCCGTCAACGACCATGGCAACACAAGAGACGCCTGGCCTGTCATCCACTAGGCCGGAAGGTTTTCCGTCGCCACCCCAGAATGTCGCCTGCCCTCCCACCCTGGAGAATCTGACATGCGGGTCTCCGAGCGGAGGCCATGTCGGAGATCCGGTGCCCATCTCTTATGCAAGCCTCCAGGAGCAGAGGTGCGTCCTGAGCTGGTTCCAGGGATGGACTTTATCGCAGCGGGAGAGATTTCTGCAGGACTTGGTGGGCAAAGCCGTGCCTGGGAAGGTGTGCACCCTTCTTGACTCTCTCAGTACTCTTCAG GTTAAGGACAGACTACCAAACATTTTCGAATGCCAGCTACGCCTGTGGACACAGTGGTTTGAGTCTTGGGGAGAAGAAGAGCGCAACCATTTCTTGCACATACTGGAAGAGAGGGATCCCATATTTGTTGCCCACTTTTACAACTGTGTAGCGGGTACAGCGGGCAAAGACTGA